Genomic window (Arachis hypogaea cultivar Tifrunner chromosome 13, arahy.Tifrunner.gnm2.J5K5, whole genome shotgun sequence):
aaaaatataattacgaaaaattaacaagaataatgaaagaaaaaataaaaaataaattgtatcccttattagtgtctctgtgtccttcctgtcagggtggacacaaaatacactaattcagtgtctctggacacattgtctctgtccatgtctcttctgccaaacacgattttgtgtaTCAGTGttcctgtctctgtaaacaaaggcagccttatatattatatattcacGATATCCCTCAATTCAGTAGGACAAAAAAATTAATGCGaattaaaattctatttaaagatTTGTCATTAATCAATAAGTTATTGTATTTATAAAGCAGTATTCGAAATTCTAGTACTTATCTAAGCCATTGGATGAGTTAACCACTCAACCAACTCAGTTGGTTATATATAATCAGATGAGACTTAGCCAGGTTTATTTTCCATACATCAATTATTATAGGCTTATCTAATTAATTAGTTCCTGGTGttgatatttatttaaaagttcaacaacaacagtgtttttttttttttgttttttctaggATCCTAGAATAAGATATTATATGATAACGGGCTAATAACCAGACAATGTAAATAAGTGGCcaaaaaacaatgcaaaaatgaagctctttttttttttttttcagctttAGAACAAAAGTATAATGATTATATACACATATTGTTGAAGGAAATTAAAGGCACAAAGGCTCCTGTCTATTGCAGAAAGGGAGACAAGCTGGTGAATGAGTTGGTGTTTATTAGGTATGTGTGAATGTGTGATGCCCCACATGAAAACAAAACGAATCTACTCAAAACTTTTAATCCTTCCTTTTTAGATAAATAGTAACTTAGGTCAAATAATGTTCAAAGTAATTTCAATTTGCAATGATTTTAGTTAGATGCTTCCTTGAGAATATAAAAGAGTATTGTAGCCAAACTATAACATCACATGCAATTGCCTTATTCTTgtgtttttgtttcttgttgattGGAATCTCAAGAATCAACAACTAATGTAAAGGGATCGTAGTCTAAAAGTGTAACGctccaataataattataattacttCCAAGATgcatgactttttttttttttaattacaatgaAAATTTGGCAAGGTTGTGAATAGGTGAAAATGAAATTAtttcacaaagaagaagaaatccgAAGGTACAAAAATGATGGAGAGAGTTAGAATGCAAGTACAAAGTGTAAATCATGTCGCTCAGCGTTTGAATATACACTTTTTGCCAACACATATATGCTTACTAATAATTATGCTTTACTTTCAAGTTTGTTCATGACTTCATCATGTATATATATGCCAAGGATTCTGGATTTCTAATACTTGTTCCTCAGGTAAATATTGAAATTAACATTAAATCACTAtgccaaaaataaatatgttctctttaaattaatttatttttttgggaCTGAAAAATAATGCATGTTAGGCTATTAGCTCACCGccggaattttttatttttatacctcCTAATTcgataaattaaaaactaatttgtcgcgaatttgaatttatttctGGTTAACACTAAGTTGGGTTGAAATTTTAGGGCTTATATTTGGCCCATAAAACGGAGATTTGATTGAGTAGGCCCATATTTCAGACTCCCCTATAACAACTAAAGCCTCCAATTTTAGGCCCATTTAAACATGGACTGGATCAACATTGCAATGATGGGACCTGCTGAAGTTTTTGCTTCTGAAGTACTGAAATTTCGACccttaaagaaaaaagaaaattatgtccaaaaaaaaaagaaaatgtattGAActctattcttttatttttcttctcagaACCTCCTTCGAGAAAAATAGTATAGTCATAAGTTCACTTTGCactaataaattttataacacccaaaaaaaaaaggtgaTGAATTCTTGTTATAAAGTTCTCTAGATTCATCACTTTCAAATCCATGCAAATAATCAAATACTACCAATACACTCCTATCATCACAATTCACAAGTCACAGCACATACAACATCACTATCAAATTCCAAAATCCCGTTATTTCTAAATTCGCTATTTTGCATTGTTTCTCTGTTATCAGTTATCACACCAAAAGAGATGTCAACTTGGTTTAGATTATTCCCCCCTTTAAGCCGTCCATAATTAAATTAATGAAGCCGATAAGTTTAAATATTAAGACATTTTTGTAGGGCTAGGAACCAGGGGGTATATAATAggacaattatttttaaaaatttgaaaaatacttGTGGATCCATCATATTTGAGGACACACATTTAAATAGTACTTGGTAGCTATATTAGTGGTTCAGATTCAATCCATAAACTTAggtattattattttaatgtaaAATTAGCAGTCGTAACTAGCTTTATGcatgattttatatttatatgcttaTACATTCAAATAAATCCAACCCACTATGTTCCACCTTCTCCCAAAGCTACCtacttatttttcaattttatctaaCAACTCACTTTAGCTAATACTATAGTGAGTAGTGACATAATGCTTAATTAGGCTAAGTCTAATCTtagacagaaaaaaaaaaaaagttgttgcTATTTAGTACAAGAACGAGGTAAcaaaatttataacaaaaattacatGTAACTAATGTAACATAGTTATCATCGTGAATTTGTTTGTCCCTTCCAAACACAATGAAAATGACAATTATTATACATCatatataatagaaaaaataagggttaagtacgattttaatCCCTAAAATATatatcgaaattttttttttgtctttaattttttttacatacaaaatcaTCCTTAAAGTTTAACCTGGTTTTAAAATTATCCTTATCTTATGGACCAAAATCGTACAAAGGTGGCGGCGAAAGCGGAGAAAGAGGGGATCGTGGacaacttctttttcttctttttcactttttcctccttcttcttcctttttctgttCACATGAGTAGAaacactctctttcttttttttttattttataatttttttgtatggataatttggtctaaaattttaatatttaagtaaaaagaatgattttaaaacTTAGTTTTAAACCTTAGggataattttatatacaaaaaaaggTTAGGGATAAAAAATTTTTTCGACCTATACCTTAGGACCAAAATCGtagttaataaaataaattttgtacgTAGAAAGTAATATTTTAAGAATTGATTTTTGCAAAATCTTTACAAAATTATATTGCAAAACAAAGTAAATCAATATAGAATAAAGTGACAAATAAACttataaaaatttatactttGAACAGattcatctttaaaaaaaaatattaataaaattttataaaatagtatatataaagttataaacacattacttttaaattaatatCTATAATTAGAGTAAAATGTCtttatttaaactaatttatattcatatttattatcttaaaaaactttattaattttttttagagactaatttatgCAACATATAAATACTCTGAATTTATTTGTCACCTTATTAGTGAATATATAAATttgggatttggatcctctaaagtttgaatttcactttagagagtaaagtgtgatcttctccccttgaatagtttctctttcatatttattattggtcccacctatgaaatcaatggtgagagatcacactttactctctaaagtgaaattcaaactttagaggatccaaatccataaATTTGGGTCCAAATGGTAATGAAAGGCCCCACTAATCACGAGTCAGTCATCGGTCGGTGATCCAGCCTCCATAGCATCACATCACACCGTCCACGTTGCATCACCAGAACAAACCGGAGGCCCCGACATTTTTCTTTTCAACCATTTTTTCCCCGTGCCTTTTTGCTCTACAACTGCAACAACGTTACATACaccaaatattcaaattctaagtGCTATATATACAACTAGTATAGGAGCAATATCACACATCAAGAAGCTTATTAGCAACCTAAGGTAACATtcgttaattaaataaaaaaaaatgccgATTTCTAGAATCGCCATTGGAAATGCTTCAGAGTTCAGCCAAGCTGATGCACTTAAGGCTGCACTTGCAGAGTTCATCTCCATGCTTATCTTTGTCTTTGCTGGGGAAGGCTCTGGCATGGCTTATAGTAAGCTCTAACAATCTTTCACATACATAATATTACaagtgtttttataattttaatttaatttttttaattattagaaaaatatcaaattctaaatgtttaattataataattttgatggtgaaaactcaagtactatcaacttcacataaaactaataattaagaactattagataaaaatttagttaaatcaatcaaattatttaacagtTTTCAACTGAAGTTGACGGCACCTGAGTTTTTAACAATTCTGATACTAATTTAATGGGTGGATGTTTGGTTTTGACAGACAAGCTAACGAACAATGGCGCAGCAACACCAGCTGGTGTAGTGGCGGCTTCTCTGTCCCATGCCTTTGCACTTTTCGTGGCGGTTTCCGTCGGTGCTAACATCTCCGGTGGCCATGTCAACCCTGCCGTCACATTTGGCGCCTTTGTCGGTGGCCACATTACCCTCCTTAGAAGCATTTTGTACTGGATTGCTCAGTTGCTTGGCTCCATTGTTGCTTGCTTGCTCCTTAAATTCGCCACTGGTGGATTGGTATGAAGATAACTAAATTATTTCATAAAAAGTGCATTGGTTATTGGATAACTAAACTCAATGATTATGCTTCGTTACTTGAAAATAGTTATGATAAAATAAACTGTTTCCGTCAATCATTTAactatcatataaaaaaaaaaataaagttttgacATAATTTTATTAACGTGACCATTAACTTTGAAGGGAAGTAGTATAATtctttagaaattaatttttaaatgttttttgagTTGTAATTCACTAAAATGGGTGGCTGAAGTGATCTACACAGAGCATTCACATGTTGCAAAAATATCTATAtataaaatcagaaaaaaaaaatattatttttttgtaacctgtaaaaaaaaaaattagacctatatttttaaaactaagaccATTTTAAGGAAATTAACATTTTTTGAAAATGATATACAAATTTTTCAGCCTTATCTAACCATTTTTTTTCCCCTTCTGACTAGTGATCATTAATGTTTCTCTTTTTGTACTAAATTTAAGGAAACATTTTATTCATGCTATTGCAGGAAACATCTGCATTTGCACTTTCATCTGGGGTTGGAGCAGCAAATGCATTAGTCTTAGAGATAGTGATGACTTTTGGGTTGGTGTACACAGTTTATGCAACTGCAGTGGACCCAAAGAAGGGTAACATTGGAATAATTGCACCAATTGCAATTGGCTTCATTGTTGGTGCAAACATCTTGGCTGGTGGTGCCTTTGATGGTGCATCCATGAACCCAGCAGTGTCATTTGGGCCTGCTGTTGTTAGCTGGACCTGGGCCAACCATTGGGTCTAT
Coding sequences:
- the LOC112736596 gene encoding aquaporin TIP1-2 — translated: MPISRIAIGNASEFSQADALKAALAEFISMLIFVFAGEGSGMAYNKLTNNGAATPAGVVAASLSHAFALFVAVSVGANISGGHVNPAVTFGAFVGGHITLLRSILYWIAQLLGSIVACLLLKFATGGLETSAFALSSGVGAANALVLEIVMTFGLVYTVYATAVDPKKGNIGIIAPIAIGFIVGANILAGGAFDGASMNPAVSFGPAVVSWTWANHWVYWVGPFIGAGIAALVYELFFINQNTHEQLPTTDY